One segment of Hippopotamus amphibius kiboko isolate mHipAmp2 chromosome 2, mHipAmp2.hap2, whole genome shotgun sequence DNA contains the following:
- the NEIL1 gene encoding endonuclease 8-like 1 isoform X4 has product MHTWPNLLSSSPTGPGHPSHRMPEGPELHLASHFVNEACRELVFGGCVEKSLVSHNPEVPFASSAYRISAIARGKELRLTLSPLPGAQPPREPLALVFRFGMTGSFQLVPSDALPPHAHLRFYTAPPGPRLALCFVDIRRFGRWDLGGTWQPGRGPCVLLEYEQFRENVLRNLADKAFDRPICEALLDQRFFNGIGNYLRAEILYRLRIPPFEKARSVLEALQQRRPVRVQGGTCTHLSVQADKGLGWVRCLQLSTGRSLLSFQPVSLSLQCVCGGGAGGQTNCLSPAKLRRGLFPKGSAAFRVALPHAVIQVLPLPLLQSPELTLSQKIRAKLQNPDLLELCHLVPKEVIQLGGSRTLGTQRTLHLQTRPLQGHEGHGEAFLSKLQPSSWRGPASNRTQKPPQSLRKGKGGEGNRQPQAAADPKRSRLTPHPWSLRAPLPLSRRVSLLASTPSCCPESGPV; this is encoded by the exons ATGCACACCTGGCCCAACCTGCTGTCATCCTCCCCCACAGGGCCTGGCCACCCCTCCCACAGAATGCCTGAGGGCCCTGAGCTGCACCTGGCCAGCCACTTTGTGAACGAGGCATGCAGGGAGCTGGTGTTTGGCGGGTGTGTGGAGAAGTCACTTGTCAGCCACAACCCTGAGGTGCCCTTTGCGAGCAGCGCCTACCGCATCTCAGCCATAGCCCGAGGCAAGGAGCTGCGCCTGACCCTGAGCCCCCTGCCTGGGGCCCAGCCCCCACGGGAGCCACTGGCCCTTGTCTTCCGCTTTGGCATGACCGGCTCCTTCCAGCTGGTGCCCAGCGATGCGCTGCCACCCCATGCCCATCTGCGCTTTTACACGGCTCCACCTGGCCCCCGACTCGCCCTCTGCTTCGTGGACATCCGCCGCTTCGGCCGCTGGGACCTCGGGGGCACGTGGCAACCAGGCCGCGGGCCATGTGTCTTGCTGGAGTACGAGCAGTTCAG GGAGAACGTGTTACGAAACCTAGCAGACAAGGCCTTTGACCGGCCCATCTGTGAGGCCCTCTTGGACCAGAGGTTCTTCAATGGCATTGGCAACTACCTGCGGGCAGAGATCCTATACCG GCTGAGGATACCACCCTTCGAGAAGGCCCGCTCGGTTCTGGAGGCACTGCAGCAGCGCAGGCCGGTGAGGGTGCAGGGAGGGACGTGCACACACCTGTCAGTGCAGGCTGACAAGGGTCTGGGGTGGGTCAGGTGTCTCCAGCTTAGCACAGGCAGATCCCTTCTCAGCTTCCAGCCTGTTTCCCTGTCTCTACAATGCGTGTGTGGGGGAGGTGCTGGGGGGCAGACGAACTGTCTGAGTCCTGCCAAGCTCAGAAGGGGTCTGTTCCCCAAGGGGTCAGCTGCCTTCAGAGTGGCCCTGCCTCATGCTGTCATCCAGGTCCTACCCCTGCCCCTTCTCCAGAGCCCGGAGCTGACCCTGAGCCAGAAGATCAGGGCCAAGCTGCAGAACCCGGACCTGCTGGAGCTGTGCCACTTGGTGCCCAAGGAAGTGATCCAGCTGG GGGGATCCCGGACCCTTGGCACCCAAAG GACCCTCCACCTCCAAACAAGGCCCCTGCAAGGACACGAAGGGCACGGAGAAGCCTTCCTGAGCAAATTACAGCCCAGCAGCTGGAGGGGACCAGCCTCCAACAGGACCCAGAAGCCCCCCCAGTCcctgagaaagggaaaaggaggagaaggcaACCGGCAACCTCAG GCCGCCGCAGACCCCAAAAGATCAAGGCTGACACCCCATCCCTGGAGCCTGAGGGCACCTCTGCCTCTTAGCAGGAGGGTCTCCTTGCTTGCATCCACCCCTTCCTGCTGCCCTGAATCTGGGCCTGTGTGA
- the NEIL1 gene encoding endonuclease 8-like 1 isoform X5, with amino-acid sequence MHTWPNLLSSSPTGPGHPSHRMPEGPELHLASHFVNEACRELVFGGCVEKSLVSHNPEVPFASSAYRISAIARGKELRLTLSPLPGAQPPREPLALVFRFGMTGSFQLVPSDALPPHAHLRFYTAPPGPRLALCFVDIRRFGRWDLGGTWQPGRGPCVLLEYEQFRENVLRNLADKAFDRPICEALLDQRFFNGIGNYLRAEILYRLRIPPFEKARSVLEALQQRRPVRVQGGTCTHLSVQADKGLGWVRCLQLSTGRSLLSFQPVSLSLQCVCGGGAGGQTNCLSPAKLRRGLFPKGSAAFRVALPHAVIQVLPLPLLQSPELTLSQKIRAKLQNPDLLELCHLVPKEVIQLGGKGYGPESGEEDFAAFQAWLRCYGMPGMSSLRDRHNRTIWFQGDPGPLAPKVSTPTLGITPEWEYASLEKGGPRPWGSPAPSASVSCRGQVPQEEIQGSTEGS; translated from the exons ATGCACACCTGGCCCAACCTGCTGTCATCCTCCCCCACAGGGCCTGGCCACCCCTCCCACAGAATGCCTGAGGGCCCTGAGCTGCACCTGGCCAGCCACTTTGTGAACGAGGCATGCAGGGAGCTGGTGTTTGGCGGGTGTGTGGAGAAGTCACTTGTCAGCCACAACCCTGAGGTGCCCTTTGCGAGCAGCGCCTACCGCATCTCAGCCATAGCCCGAGGCAAGGAGCTGCGCCTGACCCTGAGCCCCCTGCCTGGGGCCCAGCCCCCACGGGAGCCACTGGCCCTTGTCTTCCGCTTTGGCATGACCGGCTCCTTCCAGCTGGTGCCCAGCGATGCGCTGCCACCCCATGCCCATCTGCGCTTTTACACGGCTCCACCTGGCCCCCGACTCGCCCTCTGCTTCGTGGACATCCGCCGCTTCGGCCGCTGGGACCTCGGGGGCACGTGGCAACCAGGCCGCGGGCCATGTGTCTTGCTGGAGTACGAGCAGTTCAG GGAGAACGTGTTACGAAACCTAGCAGACAAGGCCTTTGACCGGCCCATCTGTGAGGCCCTCTTGGACCAGAGGTTCTTCAATGGCATTGGCAACTACCTGCGGGCAGAGATCCTATACCG GCTGAGGATACCACCCTTCGAGAAGGCCCGCTCGGTTCTGGAGGCACTGCAGCAGCGCAGGCCGGTGAGGGTGCAGGGAGGGACGTGCACACACCTGTCAGTGCAGGCTGACAAGGGTCTGGGGTGGGTCAGGTGTCTCCAGCTTAGCACAGGCAGATCCCTTCTCAGCTTCCAGCCTGTTTCCCTGTCTCTACAATGCGTGTGTGGGGGAGGTGCTGGGGGGCAGACGAACTGTCTGAGTCCTGCCAAGCTCAGAAGGGGTCTGTTCCCCAAGGGGTCAGCTGCCTTCAGAGTGGCCCTGCCTCATGCTGTCATCCAGGTCCTACCCCTGCCCCTTCTCCAGAGCCCGGAGCTGACCCTGAGCCAGAAGATCAGGGCCAAGCTGCAGAACCCGGACCTGCTGGAGCTGTGCCACTTGGTGCCCAAGGAAGTGATCCAGCTGG GGGGCAAAGGCTACGGGCCGGAGAGCGGGGAGGAGGACTTTGCTGCCTTCCAAGCCTGGTTGCGGTGTTATGGCATGCCAGGCATGAGCTCCCTGCGGGACCGGCATAACCGCACCATCTGGTTCCAG GGGGATCCCGGACCCTTGGCACCCAAAG TCTCCACTCCGACCCTGGGAATCACTCCAGAGTGGGAGTATGCGAGTCTAGAGAAAGGGGGGCCGAGGCCATGGGGCTCTCCAGCCCCATCAGCATCAGTATCCTGCAGAGGGCAAGTCCCGCAAGAAGAAATCCAAGGGAGCACAGAGGGGTCCTGA
- the NEIL1 gene encoding endonuclease 8-like 1 isoform X8 has protein sequence MHTWPNLLSSSPTGPGHPSHRMPEGPELHLASHFVNEACRELVFGGCVEKSLVSHNPEVPFASSAYRISAIARGKELRLTLSPLPGAQPPREPLALVFRFGMTGSFQLVPSDALPPHAHLRFYTAPPGPRLALCFVDIRRFGRWDLGGTWQPGRGPCVLLEYEQFRENVLRNLADKAFDRPICEALLDQRFFNGIGNYLRAEILYRLRIPPFEKARSVLEALQQRRPVRVQGGTCTHLSVQADKGLGWVRCLQLSTGRSLLSFQPVSLSLQCVCGGGAGGQTNCLSPAKLRRGLFPKGSAAFRVALPHAVIQVLPLPLLQSPELTLSQKIRAKLQNPDLLELCHLVPKEVIQLGGSRTLGTQRGQVPQEEIQGSTEGS, from the exons ATGCACACCTGGCCCAACCTGCTGTCATCCTCCCCCACAGGGCCTGGCCACCCCTCCCACAGAATGCCTGAGGGCCCTGAGCTGCACCTGGCCAGCCACTTTGTGAACGAGGCATGCAGGGAGCTGGTGTTTGGCGGGTGTGTGGAGAAGTCACTTGTCAGCCACAACCCTGAGGTGCCCTTTGCGAGCAGCGCCTACCGCATCTCAGCCATAGCCCGAGGCAAGGAGCTGCGCCTGACCCTGAGCCCCCTGCCTGGGGCCCAGCCCCCACGGGAGCCACTGGCCCTTGTCTTCCGCTTTGGCATGACCGGCTCCTTCCAGCTGGTGCCCAGCGATGCGCTGCCACCCCATGCCCATCTGCGCTTTTACACGGCTCCACCTGGCCCCCGACTCGCCCTCTGCTTCGTGGACATCCGCCGCTTCGGCCGCTGGGACCTCGGGGGCACGTGGCAACCAGGCCGCGGGCCATGTGTCTTGCTGGAGTACGAGCAGTTCAG GGAGAACGTGTTACGAAACCTAGCAGACAAGGCCTTTGACCGGCCCATCTGTGAGGCCCTCTTGGACCAGAGGTTCTTCAATGGCATTGGCAACTACCTGCGGGCAGAGATCCTATACCG GCTGAGGATACCACCCTTCGAGAAGGCCCGCTCGGTTCTGGAGGCACTGCAGCAGCGCAGGCCGGTGAGGGTGCAGGGAGGGACGTGCACACACCTGTCAGTGCAGGCTGACAAGGGTCTGGGGTGGGTCAGGTGTCTCCAGCTTAGCACAGGCAGATCCCTTCTCAGCTTCCAGCCTGTTTCCCTGTCTCTACAATGCGTGTGTGGGGGAGGTGCTGGGGGGCAGACGAACTGTCTGAGTCCTGCCAAGCTCAGAAGGGGTCTGTTCCCCAAGGGGTCAGCTGCCTTCAGAGTGGCCCTGCCTCATGCTGTCATCCAGGTCCTACCCCTGCCCCTTCTCCAGAGCCCGGAGCTGACCCTGAGCCAGAAGATCAGGGCCAAGCTGCAGAACCCGGACCTGCTGGAGCTGTGCCACTTGGTGCCCAAGGAAGTGATCCAGCTGG GGGGATCCCGGACCCTTGGCACCCAAAG AGGGCAAGTCCCGCAAGAAGAAATCCAAGGGAGCACAGAGGGGTCCTGA
- the NEIL1 gene encoding endonuclease 8-like 1 isoform X6 has translation MHTWPNLLSSSPTGPGHPSHRMPEGPELHLASHFVNEACRELVFGGCVEKSLVSHNPEVPFASSAYRISAIARGKELRLTLSPLPGAQPPREPLALVFRFGMTGSFQLVPSDALPPHAHLRFYTAPPGPRLALCFVDIRRFGRWDLGGTWQPGRGPCVLLEYEQFRENVLRNLADKAFDRPICEALLDQRFFNGIGNYLRAEILYRLRIPPFEKARSVLEALQQRRPVLPLPLLQSPELTLSQKIRAKLQNPDLLELCHLVPKEVIQLGGKGYGPESGEEDFAAFQAWLRCYGMPGMSSLRDRHNRTIWFQGDPGPLAPKEGKSRKKKSKGAQRGPEDRVEDPPPPNKAPARTRRARRSLPEQITAQQLEGTSLQQDPEAPPVPEKGKRRRRQPATSGRRRPQKIKADTPSLEPEGTSAS, from the exons ATGCACACCTGGCCCAACCTGCTGTCATCCTCCCCCACAGGGCCTGGCCACCCCTCCCACAGAATGCCTGAGGGCCCTGAGCTGCACCTGGCCAGCCACTTTGTGAACGAGGCATGCAGGGAGCTGGTGTTTGGCGGGTGTGTGGAGAAGTCACTTGTCAGCCACAACCCTGAGGTGCCCTTTGCGAGCAGCGCCTACCGCATCTCAGCCATAGCCCGAGGCAAGGAGCTGCGCCTGACCCTGAGCCCCCTGCCTGGGGCCCAGCCCCCACGGGAGCCACTGGCCCTTGTCTTCCGCTTTGGCATGACCGGCTCCTTCCAGCTGGTGCCCAGCGATGCGCTGCCACCCCATGCCCATCTGCGCTTTTACACGGCTCCACCTGGCCCCCGACTCGCCCTCTGCTTCGTGGACATCCGCCGCTTCGGCCGCTGGGACCTCGGGGGCACGTGGCAACCAGGCCGCGGGCCATGTGTCTTGCTGGAGTACGAGCAGTTCAG GGAGAACGTGTTACGAAACCTAGCAGACAAGGCCTTTGACCGGCCCATCTGTGAGGCCCTCTTGGACCAGAGGTTCTTCAATGGCATTGGCAACTACCTGCGGGCAGAGATCCTATACCG GCTGAGGATACCACCCTTCGAGAAGGCCCGCTCGGTTCTGGAGGCACTGCAGCAGCGCAGGCCG GTCCTACCCCTGCCCCTTCTCCAGAGCCCGGAGCTGACCCTGAGCCAGAAGATCAGGGCCAAGCTGCAGAACCCGGACCTGCTGGAGCTGTGCCACTTGGTGCCCAAGGAAGTGATCCAGCTGG GGGGCAAAGGCTACGGGCCGGAGAGCGGGGAGGAGGACTTTGCTGCCTTCCAAGCCTGGTTGCGGTGTTATGGCATGCCAGGCATGAGCTCCCTGCGGGACCGGCATAACCGCACCATCTGGTTCCAG GGGGATCCCGGACCCTTGGCACCCAAAG AGGGCAAGTCCCGCAAGAAGAAATCCAAGGGAGCACAGAGGGGTCCTGAGGACAGAGTAGAG GACCCTCCACCTCCAAACAAGGCCCCTGCAAGGACACGAAGGGCACGGAGAAGCCTTCCTGAGCAAATTACAGCCCAGCAGCTGGAGGGGACCAGCCTCCAACAGGACCCAGAAGCCCCCCCAGTCcctgagaaagggaaaaggaggagaaggcaACCGGCAACCTCAG GCCGCCGCAGACCCCAAAAGATCAAGGCTGACACCCCATCCCTGGAGCCTGAGGGCACCTCTGCCTCTTAG
- the NEIL1 gene encoding endonuclease 8-like 1 isoform X7 produces MHTWPNLLSSSPTGPGHPSHRMPEGPELHLASHFVNEACRELVFGGCVEKSLVSHNPEVPFASSAYRISAIARGKELRLTLSPLPGAQPPREPLALVFRFGMTGSFQLVPSDALPPHAHLRFYTAPPGPRLALCFVDIRRFGRWDLGGTWQPGRGPCVLLEYEQFRENVLRNLADKAFDRPICEALLDQRFFNGIGNYLRAEILYRLRIPPFEKARSVLEALQQRRPSPELTLSQKIRAKLQNPDLLELCHLVPKEVIQLGGKGYGPESGEEDFAAFQAWLRCYGMPGMSSLRDRHNRTIWFQGDPGPLAPKEGKSRKKKSKGAQRGPEDRVEDPPPPNKAPARTRRARRSLPEQITAQQLEGTSLQQDPEAPPVPEKGKRRRRQPATSGRRRPQKIKADTPSLEPEGTSAS; encoded by the exons ATGCACACCTGGCCCAACCTGCTGTCATCCTCCCCCACAGGGCCTGGCCACCCCTCCCACAGAATGCCTGAGGGCCCTGAGCTGCACCTGGCCAGCCACTTTGTGAACGAGGCATGCAGGGAGCTGGTGTTTGGCGGGTGTGTGGAGAAGTCACTTGTCAGCCACAACCCTGAGGTGCCCTTTGCGAGCAGCGCCTACCGCATCTCAGCCATAGCCCGAGGCAAGGAGCTGCGCCTGACCCTGAGCCCCCTGCCTGGGGCCCAGCCCCCACGGGAGCCACTGGCCCTTGTCTTCCGCTTTGGCATGACCGGCTCCTTCCAGCTGGTGCCCAGCGATGCGCTGCCACCCCATGCCCATCTGCGCTTTTACACGGCTCCACCTGGCCCCCGACTCGCCCTCTGCTTCGTGGACATCCGCCGCTTCGGCCGCTGGGACCTCGGGGGCACGTGGCAACCAGGCCGCGGGCCATGTGTCTTGCTGGAGTACGAGCAGTTCAG GGAGAACGTGTTACGAAACCTAGCAGACAAGGCCTTTGACCGGCCCATCTGTGAGGCCCTCTTGGACCAGAGGTTCTTCAATGGCATTGGCAACTACCTGCGGGCAGAGATCCTATACCG GCTGAGGATACCACCCTTCGAGAAGGCCCGCTCGGTTCTGGAGGCACTGCAGCAGCGCAGGCCG AGCCCGGAGCTGACCCTGAGCCAGAAGATCAGGGCCAAGCTGCAGAACCCGGACCTGCTGGAGCTGTGCCACTTGGTGCCCAAGGAAGTGATCCAGCTGG GGGGCAAAGGCTACGGGCCGGAGAGCGGGGAGGAGGACTTTGCTGCCTTCCAAGCCTGGTTGCGGTGTTATGGCATGCCAGGCATGAGCTCCCTGCGGGACCGGCATAACCGCACCATCTGGTTCCAG GGGGATCCCGGACCCTTGGCACCCAAAG AGGGCAAGTCCCGCAAGAAGAAATCCAAGGGAGCACAGAGGGGTCCTGAGGACAGAGTAGAG GACCCTCCACCTCCAAACAAGGCCCCTGCAAGGACACGAAGGGCACGGAGAAGCCTTCCTGAGCAAATTACAGCCCAGCAGCTGGAGGGGACCAGCCTCCAACAGGACCCAGAAGCCCCCCCAGTCcctgagaaagggaaaaggaggagaaggcaACCGGCAACCTCAG GCCGCCGCAGACCCCAAAAGATCAAGGCTGACACCCCATCCCTGGAGCCTGAGGGCACCTCTGCCTCTTAG
- the NEIL1 gene encoding endonuclease 8-like 1 isoform X1: protein MHTWPNLLSSSPTGPGHPSHRMPEGPELHLASHFVNEACRELVFGGCVEKSLVSHNPEVPFASSAYRISAIARGKELRLTLSPLPGAQPPREPLALVFRFGMTGSFQLVPSDALPPHAHLRFYTAPPGPRLALCFVDIRRFGRWDLGGTWQPGRGPCVLLEYEQFRENVLRNLADKAFDRPICEALLDQRFFNGIGNYLRAEILYRLRIPPFEKARSVLEALQQRRPVRVQGGTCTHLSVQADKGLGWVRCLQLSTGRSLLSFQPVSLSLQCVCGGGAGGQTNCLSPAKLRRGLFPKGSAAFRVALPHAVIQVLPLPLLQSPELTLSQKIRAKLQNPDLLELCHLVPKEVIQLGGKGYGPESGEEDFAAFQAWLRCYGMPGMSSLRDRHNRTIWFQGDPGPLAPKEGKSRKKKSKGAQRGPEDRVEDPPPPNKAPARTRRARRSLPEQITAQQLEGTSLQQDPEAPPVPEKGKRRRRQPATSGRRRPQKIKADTPSLEPEGTSAS, encoded by the exons ATGCACACCTGGCCCAACCTGCTGTCATCCTCCCCCACAGGGCCTGGCCACCCCTCCCACAGAATGCCTGAGGGCCCTGAGCTGCACCTGGCCAGCCACTTTGTGAACGAGGCATGCAGGGAGCTGGTGTTTGGCGGGTGTGTGGAGAAGTCACTTGTCAGCCACAACCCTGAGGTGCCCTTTGCGAGCAGCGCCTACCGCATCTCAGCCATAGCCCGAGGCAAGGAGCTGCGCCTGACCCTGAGCCCCCTGCCTGGGGCCCAGCCCCCACGGGAGCCACTGGCCCTTGTCTTCCGCTTTGGCATGACCGGCTCCTTCCAGCTGGTGCCCAGCGATGCGCTGCCACCCCATGCCCATCTGCGCTTTTACACGGCTCCACCTGGCCCCCGACTCGCCCTCTGCTTCGTGGACATCCGCCGCTTCGGCCGCTGGGACCTCGGGGGCACGTGGCAACCAGGCCGCGGGCCATGTGTCTTGCTGGAGTACGAGCAGTTCAG GGAGAACGTGTTACGAAACCTAGCAGACAAGGCCTTTGACCGGCCCATCTGTGAGGCCCTCTTGGACCAGAGGTTCTTCAATGGCATTGGCAACTACCTGCGGGCAGAGATCCTATACCG GCTGAGGATACCACCCTTCGAGAAGGCCCGCTCGGTTCTGGAGGCACTGCAGCAGCGCAGGCCGGTGAGGGTGCAGGGAGGGACGTGCACACACCTGTCAGTGCAGGCTGACAAGGGTCTGGGGTGGGTCAGGTGTCTCCAGCTTAGCACAGGCAGATCCCTTCTCAGCTTCCAGCCTGTTTCCCTGTCTCTACAATGCGTGTGTGGGGGAGGTGCTGGGGGGCAGACGAACTGTCTGAGTCCTGCCAAGCTCAGAAGGGGTCTGTTCCCCAAGGGGTCAGCTGCCTTCAGAGTGGCCCTGCCTCATGCTGTCATCCAGGTCCTACCCCTGCCCCTTCTCCAGAGCCCGGAGCTGACCCTGAGCCAGAAGATCAGGGCCAAGCTGCAGAACCCGGACCTGCTGGAGCTGTGCCACTTGGTGCCCAAGGAAGTGATCCAGCTGG GGGGCAAAGGCTACGGGCCGGAGAGCGGGGAGGAGGACTTTGCTGCCTTCCAAGCCTGGTTGCGGTGTTATGGCATGCCAGGCATGAGCTCCCTGCGGGACCGGCATAACCGCACCATCTGGTTCCAG GGGGATCCCGGACCCTTGGCACCCAAAG AGGGCAAGTCCCGCAAGAAGAAATCCAAGGGAGCACAGAGGGGTCCTGAGGACAGAGTAGAG GACCCTCCACCTCCAAACAAGGCCCCTGCAAGGACACGAAGGGCACGGAGAAGCCTTCCTGAGCAAATTACAGCCCAGCAGCTGGAGGGGACCAGCCTCCAACAGGACCCAGAAGCCCCCCCAGTCcctgagaaagggaaaaggaggagaaggcaACCGGCAACCTCAG GCCGCCGCAGACCCCAAAAGATCAAGGCTGACACCCCATCCCTGGAGCCTGAGGGCACCTCTGCCTCTTAG
- the NEIL1 gene encoding endonuclease 8-like 1 isoform X3, translating to MHTWPNLLSSSPTGPGHPSHRMPEGPELHLASHFVNEACRELVFGGCVEKSLVSHNPEVPFASSAYRISAIARGKELRLTLSPLPGAQPPREPLALVFRFGMTGSFQLVPSDALPPHAHLRFYTAPPGPRLALCFVDIRRFGRWDLGGTWQPGRGPCVLLEYEQFRENVLRNLADKAFDRPICEALLDQRFFNGIGNYLRAEILYRLRIPPFEKARSVLEALQQRRPVRVQGGTCTHLSVQADKGLGWVRCLQLSTGRSLLSFQPVSLSLQCVCGGGAGGQTNCLSPAKLRRGLFPKGSAAFRVALPHAVIQVLPLPLLQSPELTLSQKIRAKLQNPDLLELCHLVPKEVIQLGGKGYGPESGEEDFAAFQAWLRCYGMPGMSSLRDRHNRTIWFQDPPPPNKAPARTRRARRSLPEQITAQQLEGTSLQQDPEAPPVPEKGKRRRRQPATSGRRRPQKIKADTPSLEPEGTSAS from the exons ATGCACACCTGGCCCAACCTGCTGTCATCCTCCCCCACAGGGCCTGGCCACCCCTCCCACAGAATGCCTGAGGGCCCTGAGCTGCACCTGGCCAGCCACTTTGTGAACGAGGCATGCAGGGAGCTGGTGTTTGGCGGGTGTGTGGAGAAGTCACTTGTCAGCCACAACCCTGAGGTGCCCTTTGCGAGCAGCGCCTACCGCATCTCAGCCATAGCCCGAGGCAAGGAGCTGCGCCTGACCCTGAGCCCCCTGCCTGGGGCCCAGCCCCCACGGGAGCCACTGGCCCTTGTCTTCCGCTTTGGCATGACCGGCTCCTTCCAGCTGGTGCCCAGCGATGCGCTGCCACCCCATGCCCATCTGCGCTTTTACACGGCTCCACCTGGCCCCCGACTCGCCCTCTGCTTCGTGGACATCCGCCGCTTCGGCCGCTGGGACCTCGGGGGCACGTGGCAACCAGGCCGCGGGCCATGTGTCTTGCTGGAGTACGAGCAGTTCAG GGAGAACGTGTTACGAAACCTAGCAGACAAGGCCTTTGACCGGCCCATCTGTGAGGCCCTCTTGGACCAGAGGTTCTTCAATGGCATTGGCAACTACCTGCGGGCAGAGATCCTATACCG GCTGAGGATACCACCCTTCGAGAAGGCCCGCTCGGTTCTGGAGGCACTGCAGCAGCGCAGGCCGGTGAGGGTGCAGGGAGGGACGTGCACACACCTGTCAGTGCAGGCTGACAAGGGTCTGGGGTGGGTCAGGTGTCTCCAGCTTAGCACAGGCAGATCCCTTCTCAGCTTCCAGCCTGTTTCCCTGTCTCTACAATGCGTGTGTGGGGGAGGTGCTGGGGGGCAGACGAACTGTCTGAGTCCTGCCAAGCTCAGAAGGGGTCTGTTCCCCAAGGGGTCAGCTGCCTTCAGAGTGGCCCTGCCTCATGCTGTCATCCAGGTCCTACCCCTGCCCCTTCTCCAGAGCCCGGAGCTGACCCTGAGCCAGAAGATCAGGGCCAAGCTGCAGAACCCGGACCTGCTGGAGCTGTGCCACTTGGTGCCCAAGGAAGTGATCCAGCTGG GGGGCAAAGGCTACGGGCCGGAGAGCGGGGAGGAGGACTTTGCTGCCTTCCAAGCCTGGTTGCGGTGTTATGGCATGCCAGGCATGAGCTCCCTGCGGGACCGGCATAACCGCACCATCTGGTTCCAG GACCCTCCACCTCCAAACAAGGCCCCTGCAAGGACACGAAGGGCACGGAGAAGCCTTCCTGAGCAAATTACAGCCCAGCAGCTGGAGGGGACCAGCCTCCAACAGGACCCAGAAGCCCCCCCAGTCcctgagaaagggaaaaggaggagaaggcaACCGGCAACCTCAG GCCGCCGCAGACCCCAAAAGATCAAGGCTGACACCCCATCCCTGGAGCCTGAGGGCACCTCTGCCTCTTAG
- the NEIL1 gene encoding endonuclease 8-like 1 isoform X2: MPEGPELHLASHFVNEACRELVFGGCVEKSLVSHNPEVPFASSAYRISAIARGKELRLTLSPLPGAQPPREPLALVFRFGMTGSFQLVPSDALPPHAHLRFYTAPPGPRLALCFVDIRRFGRWDLGGTWQPGRGPCVLLEYEQFRENVLRNLADKAFDRPICEALLDQRFFNGIGNYLRAEILYRLRIPPFEKARSVLEALQQRRPVRVQGGTCTHLSVQADKGLGWVRCLQLSTGRSLLSFQPVSLSLQCVCGGGAGGQTNCLSPAKLRRGLFPKGSAAFRVALPHAVIQVLPLPLLQSPELTLSQKIRAKLQNPDLLELCHLVPKEVIQLGGKGYGPESGEEDFAAFQAWLRCYGMPGMSSLRDRHNRTIWFQGDPGPLAPKEGKSRKKKSKGAQRGPEDRVEDPPPPNKAPARTRRARRSLPEQITAQQLEGTSLQQDPEAPPVPEKGKRRRRQPATSGRRRPQKIKADTPSLEPEGTSAS, translated from the exons ATGCCTGAGGGCCCTGAGCTGCACCTGGCCAGCCACTTTGTGAACGAGGCATGCAGGGAGCTGGTGTTTGGCGGGTGTGTGGAGAAGTCACTTGTCAGCCACAACCCTGAGGTGCCCTTTGCGAGCAGCGCCTACCGCATCTCAGCCATAGCCCGAGGCAAGGAGCTGCGCCTGACCCTGAGCCCCCTGCCTGGGGCCCAGCCCCCACGGGAGCCACTGGCCCTTGTCTTCCGCTTTGGCATGACCGGCTCCTTCCAGCTGGTGCCCAGCGATGCGCTGCCACCCCATGCCCATCTGCGCTTTTACACGGCTCCACCTGGCCCCCGACTCGCCCTCTGCTTCGTGGACATCCGCCGCTTCGGCCGCTGGGACCTCGGGGGCACGTGGCAACCAGGCCGCGGGCCATGTGTCTTGCTGGAGTACGAGCAGTTCAG GGAGAACGTGTTACGAAACCTAGCAGACAAGGCCTTTGACCGGCCCATCTGTGAGGCCCTCTTGGACCAGAGGTTCTTCAATGGCATTGGCAACTACCTGCGGGCAGAGATCCTATACCG GCTGAGGATACCACCCTTCGAGAAGGCCCGCTCGGTTCTGGAGGCACTGCAGCAGCGCAGGCCGGTGAGGGTGCAGGGAGGGACGTGCACACACCTGTCAGTGCAGGCTGACAAGGGTCTGGGGTGGGTCAGGTGTCTCCAGCTTAGCACAGGCAGATCCCTTCTCAGCTTCCAGCCTGTTTCCCTGTCTCTACAATGCGTGTGTGGGGGAGGTGCTGGGGGGCAGACGAACTGTCTGAGTCCTGCCAAGCTCAGAAGGGGTCTGTTCCCCAAGGGGTCAGCTGCCTTCAGAGTGGCCCTGCCTCATGCTGTCATCCAGGTCCTACCCCTGCCCCTTCTCCAGAGCCCGGAGCTGACCCTGAGCCAGAAGATCAGGGCCAAGCTGCAGAACCCGGACCTGCTGGAGCTGTGCCACTTGGTGCCCAAGGAAGTGATCCAGCTGG GGGGCAAAGGCTACGGGCCGGAGAGCGGGGAGGAGGACTTTGCTGCCTTCCAAGCCTGGTTGCGGTGTTATGGCATGCCAGGCATGAGCTCCCTGCGGGACCGGCATAACCGCACCATCTGGTTCCAG GGGGATCCCGGACCCTTGGCACCCAAAG AGGGCAAGTCCCGCAAGAAGAAATCCAAGGGAGCACAGAGGGGTCCTGAGGACAGAGTAGAG GACCCTCCACCTCCAAACAAGGCCCCTGCAAGGACACGAAGGGCACGGAGAAGCCTTCCTGAGCAAATTACAGCCCAGCAGCTGGAGGGGACCAGCCTCCAACAGGACCCAGAAGCCCCCCCAGTCcctgagaaagggaaaaggaggagaaggcaACCGGCAACCTCAG GCCGCCGCAGACCCCAAAAGATCAAGGCTGACACCCCATCCCTGGAGCCTGAGGGCACCTCTGCCTCTTAG